In a genomic window of Glycine max cultivar Williams 82 chromosome 13, Glycine_max_v4.0, whole genome shotgun sequence:
- the LOC100796062 gene encoding BAG family molecular chaperone regulator 2: MMKKKPSARENSSSSSSTAAREEESEWEMRPGGMLVQKRTANTDAAVTRNLRLRIAYGALRYEICVSSIATFGEVKKVLCGETGLEVDEQKLVYRGRERENGEYLDVCGVKDRSKVVLIQDPSSIERRFIQMRINSKIQTAHRAINNVAVQLDQLADQVSAIEKSISNGVKVPEVQITTLIEMLMRQAIKLESISAEGGASAQKNLQGKRVQKCVEKLDQLKVSNARIKPVVVTTKWEIFDHPPSSTTWELFD; the protein is encoded by the exons atgatgaagaagaaacCGAGCGCGAGAGAGAattcgtcgtcgtcgtcgtccaCGGCGGCCAGAGAAGAAGAGAGCGAATGGGAAATGAGGCCCGGAGGAATGCTGGTGCAGAAAAGGACCGCGAATACGGATGCTGCTGTAACACGGAATTTGCGCCTCCGAATCGCCTACGGTGCTCTCCGTTACGAGATCTGCGTCAGTTCCATCGCCACTTTCG GGGAAGTGAAGAAGGTGCTTTGTGGGGAAACGGGGTTAGAGGTGGATGAACAGAAACTGGTGTACAGAGGCAGAGAGCGAGAAAATGGAGAGTACTTGGACGTGTGCGGAGTGAAGGACAGATCAAAAGTGGTGTTAATCCAAGACCCTTCAAGCATTGAGCGACGCTTCATCCAGATGCGTATCAACTCTAAGATCCAAACAGCACATCGCGCAATCAACAATGTCGCTGTCCAACTTGATCAGCTCGCGGACCAG GTCTCTGCCATTGAAAAGTCTATTTCCAACGGAGTCAAAGTACCAGAAGTTCAAATCACAACACTAATTGAGATGCTTATGAGACAAGCAATCAAATTAGAAAGCATTTCTGCAGAAGGCGGTGCCTCTGCACAGAAAAATTTGCAG GGAAAGAGAGTGCAAAAATGTGTTGAAAAACTGGATCAACTTAAGGTATCTAATGCAAGAATAAAACCTGTTGTTGTTACAACCAAGTGGGAGATCTTTGATCATCCTCCATCCTCAACCACGTGGGAATTATTCGATTGA
- the LOC100796588 gene encoding uncharacterized protein yields MMSGSTRRVELVLKNRFLSYLIWQSIHSSLIFISLLSFFTSPHYPFLSFLLFLPSHLLFSATLSFIASPHPRPRFTLSLLFATVSAFSAALSLSAAAPAAHTLPGVSRLGFRGFLVGSLFGAHYVFKRRWVLHFPIIQRPPFFSFKMGVPSAARRALKLSVVASIFSGILLELLPHPFNYSVAATGRFFTEQITSFAATFAIFFSWELTHHLHWVLHTKRFIFAPPKGSAVAETNPSEHLLSALEESNPTSLLLYLAYLDLFMVCENNVDTWRRAGFFEETSETYKRVIAVCLKPLEHLATKLGEGLGNPVDKATQLSNQLLSPTDARPDLKHIEELHNFQLYAWCSRTAASLTACSRKDDKFGVAQLSGSNAAVVSTLLSCLLAVENFMGKKTNLQSPNQLLGPAGIKWATVNSGRVDVAAGKRSGPVNSKAYAIADVLKISIYQIVSAFHDEMLAGAKASLLEKDWVTNGKPLFGTREMLIQKLRLFLDFRAT; encoded by the exons atgATGTCTGGGAGCACAAGAAGGGTGGAGTTGGTGCTCAAGAACAGGTTCCTCAGTTACTTGATCTGGCAATCCATACATTCCTCTCTCATTTTCATTTCCCTTCTCTCCTTCTTCACTTCACCTCACTACCCCTTTCTCTCCTTTCTCCTCTTCCTCCCTTCCCACCTCCTCTTCTCCGCCACCCTCTCCTTTATCGCCTCCCCCCACCCCCGCCCCCGCTTCACCCTCTCTCTCCTTTTCGCCACCGTTTCCGCCTTCTCCGCCGCTCTCTCCCTCTCTGCCGCCGCTCCCGCCGCCCACACTCTCCCCGGCGTCTCccggttagggtttaggggtttCCTCGTCGGTTCCCTCTTCGGCGCGCATTACGTCTTCAAGCGCCGATGGGTTCTTCACTTCCCCATTATTCAG CGTCCTCCTTTTTTCAGCTTCAAGATGGGAGTTCCTTCAGCTGCCAGACGAGCTTTGAAGCTTTCCGTTGTTGCTTCCATTTTCTCGGGTATTTTGTTGGAGCTTCTGCCGCATCCGTTTAATTACAGCGTCGCCGCCACGGGAAGATTCTTCACCGAGCAGATTACCTCTTTTGCTGCCACTTTTGCTATCTTTTTTTCTTGGGAATTGACTCATCATTTGCATTGG GTTTTGCATACTAAGAGGTTCATATTTGCACCTCCAAAAGGATCAGCAGTGGCAGAAACAAATCCAAGTGAGCATCTCCTTTCAGCTTTGGAGGAGAGTAATCCTACATCTCTTCTTCTGTATCTTGCATATCTCGATCTCTTTATGGTTTGTGAGAACAATGTTGACACTTGGAGGCGTGCGGGATTTTTTGAAGAAACCAGTGAGACTTACAAAAGAGTAATTGCGGTGTGCTTGAAGCCGTTGGAGCATCTTGCAACAAAATTAGGTGAAGGCTTAGGAAATCCTGTTGACAAAGCCACTCAACTATCAAATCAGCTGTTGTCCCCAACTGATGCACGGCCAGATTTGAAGCACATAGAAGAACTACACAACTTTCAG CTATATGCGTGGTGTTCAAGGACTGCTGCCTCACTGACTGCCTGCTCACGTAAAGACGACAAGTTTGGGGTTGCTCAGCTTTCTGGGAGTAATGCTGCCGTGGTTTCAACACTGCTATCCTGCCTTCTTGCTGTTGAAAATTTCATGGGAAAGAAAACAAACCTGCAATCCCCAAATCAATTGTTGGGACCTGCTGGTATCAAATGGGCAACTGTGAATAGTGGAAGAGTTGATGTTGCTGCTGGTAAAAGAAGTGGTCCAGTAAATTCAAAAGCTTATGCTATTGCTGATGTTCTCAAGATTTCAATCTACCAAATAGTCTCTGCATTCCATGATGAGATGTTGGCTGGTGCTAAAGCAAGTCTTCTGGAGAAGGACTGGGTCACAAATGGGAAGCCACTTTTTGGTACTCGTGAGATGCTCATACAAAAATTACGTCTTTTCCTTGATTTTCGAGCTACCTAA